In one Mustela lutreola isolate mMusLut2 chromosome 8, mMusLut2.pri, whole genome shotgun sequence genomic region, the following are encoded:
- the EIF4B gene encoding eukaryotic translation initiation factor 4B isoform X1 gives MAASAKKKNKKGKTISLTDFLAEDGGTGGGSTYVPKPVSWADETDDLEGDVSTTWHSNDDDVYRAPPIDRSILPTAPRAAREPNIDRSRLPKSPPYTAFLGNLPYDVTEESIKEFFRGLNISAVRLPREPSNPERLKGFGYAEFEDLDSLLSALSLNEESLGNRRIRVDVADQAQDKDRDDRSFGRDRNRDSDKTDTDWRARPATDSFDDYPPRRGDDSFGDKYRDRYDSDRYRDGYRDGYRDGPRRDMDRYGGRDRYDDRGSRDYDRGYDSRIGSGRRAFGSGYRRDDDYRGGGDRYEDRYDRRDDRSWSSRDDYSRDDYRRDDRGPPQRPKLNLKPRSTPKEDDSSASTSQSSRAASIFGGAKPVDTAAREREVEERLQKEQEKLQRQLDEPKLDRRPRERHPSWRSEETQERERSRTGSESSQTGTSATSGRSKSDQDARRRESEKSLENEAPSKEEDCHSPTSKPPKSEQPLKVMPAPPPKENAWVKRSSNPPARSQSSDTEQPSPTSGGGKVVPAQPPEEGPARRADENKVDGVSVPKGQSGNSSRGPGDGGNKDHWKESDRKDGKKDQDSRSAPEPKKPEENPASKFSSASKYAALSVDGEDENEGDDYTE, from the exons atGGCGGCCTCAG caaaaaagaagaataagaagggGAAAACTATCTCCCTAACAGACTTTctggctgaggatggagggaCTGGGGGAGGAAGCACCTATGTCCCCAAACCAGTCAGCTGGGCTGATGAAACAGATGACCTGGAAGGAGATG TTTCAACCACTTGGCACAGTAATGATGACGACGTGTATAGGGCACCTCCAATTGACCGTTCTATCCTGCCCACTGCTCCACGGGCTGCTCGGGAACCCAATATCGACCGGAGCCGTCTTCCGAAATCGCCACCCTATACTGCTTTTCTAGGGAACCTGCCCTATGATGTGACAGAAGAATCCATTAAGGAATTCTTTAGAGGATTAAAT ATCAGTGCAGTGCGTTTACCTCGTGAACCCAGCAATCCAGAGAGGTTGAAAGGTTTTGGTTACGCTGAGTTTGAGGACCTGGATTCTTTGCTCAGTGCCCTGAGCCTCAACGAagag TCTCTAGGTAACAGGAGAATTCGAGTGGACGTTGCTGATCAAGCACAGGATAAAG ACAGGGATGATCGTTCTTTTGGCCGAGATAGAAATCGGGATTCTGACAAAACGGATACAGACTGGAGGGCGCGTCCTGCCACAGACAGCTTCGATGACTACCCGCCGAGGAGAGGTGATGATAGCTTTGGAGACA aGTATCGAGATCGTTATGATTCAGATCGATACCGCGATGGGTATCGGGATGGGTATCGTGATGGCCCACGCCGAGATATGGATCGATACGGGGGCCGGGATCGCTATGATGACCGAGGCAGCAGAGACTACGACAGAG GCTACGATTCCAGGATAGGCAGTGGCAGAAGAGCATTTGGTAGTGGGTACCGTAGGGATGACGACTACAGAGGAGGCGGGGACCGCTATGAAGACAGATACGACAGACGAGACGATCGGTCATGGAGCTCCAGAGATGATTACTCTCGGGATGACTATAGGCGTGATGATAGAG GTCCCCCTCAAAGACCCAAACTGAATCTAAAGCCTCGGAGTACACCTAAGGAAGATGATTCCTCTGCTAGCACCTCCCAGTCCAGTCGAGCGGCCTCTATCTTTGGAGGGGCAAAGCCTGTTGACACAGCTGCTAGAGAGCGAGAAGTAGAAGAGCGGctgcagaaggagcaggagaagctGCAGCGCCAGCTGGATGAGCCAAAACTAGACCGTCGGCCCCGGGAGAG ACACCCAAGCTGGCGAAGTGAAGAGACTCAGGAACGAGAACGGTCCAGGACAGGAAGTGAGTCATCGCAGACTGGGACCTCGGCCACATCTGGCAGAAGTAAGTCAGACCAGG ATGCAcgaaggagagagagtgaaaagTCTCTAGAAAATGAAGCACCCAGTAAAGAGGAAGACTGTCACTCTCCAACTTCCAAGCCTCCCAAATCTGAACAGCCTCTGAAGGTAATGCCAGCCCCTCCGCCAAAGGAGAATGCTTGGGTGAAGCGAAGTTCCAACCCTCCTGCTCGATCGCAGAGCTCAGACACAGAGCAGCCATCCCCTACCAG TGGTGGGGGGAAAGTAGTTCCAGCTCAACCACCTGAGGAAGGACCAGCAAGGAGAG CAGATGAAAACAAAGTAGATGGGGTGAGTGTCCCAAAAGGCCAAAGTGGGAACTCCAGCCGTGGCCCAGGAGACGGAGGGAACAAGGACCACTGGAAGGAGTCAGATAG GAAAGATGGCAAAAAGGATCAAGACTCCCGATCTGCACCTGAGCCAAAGAAACCTGAAGAAAATCCAGCTTCC AAGTTCAGTTCTGCAAGCAAGTATGCTGCTCTCTCTGTTGATGGCGAAGATGAGAACGAGGGAGACGATTACACCGAATAG
- the EIF4B gene encoding eukaryotic translation initiation factor 4B isoform X2 produces MAASAKKKNKKGKTISLTDFLAEDGGTGGGSTYVPKPVSWADETDDLEGDVSTTWHSNDDDVYRAPPIDRSILPTAPRAAREPNIDRSRLPKSPPYTAFLGNLPYDVTEESIKEFFRGLNISAVRLPREPSNPERLKGFGYAEFEDLDSLLSALSLNEESLGNRRIRVDVADQAQDKDRDDRSFGRDRNRDSDKTDTDWRARPATDSFDDYPPRRGDDSFGDKYRDRYDSDRYRDGYRDGYRDGPRRDMDRYGGRDRYDDRGSRDYDRGYDSRIGSGRRAFGSGYRRDDDYRGGGDRYEDRYDRRDDRSWSSRDDYSRDDYRRDDRGPPQRPKLNLKPRSTPKEDDSSASTSQSSRAASIFGGAKPVDTAAREREVEERLQKEQEKLQRQLDEPKLDRRPRERHPSWRSEETQERERSRTGSESSQTGTSATSGRSKSDQDARRRESEKSLENEAPSKEEDCHSPTSKPPKSEQPLKVMPAPPPKENAWVKRSSNPPARSQSSDTEQPSPTSGGGKVVPAQPPEEGPARRDENKVDGVSVPKGQSGNSSRGPGDGGNKDHWKESDRKDGKKDQDSRSAPEPKKPEENPASKFSSASKYAALSVDGEDENEGDDYTE; encoded by the exons atGGCGGCCTCAG caaaaaagaagaataagaagggGAAAACTATCTCCCTAACAGACTTTctggctgaggatggagggaCTGGGGGAGGAAGCACCTATGTCCCCAAACCAGTCAGCTGGGCTGATGAAACAGATGACCTGGAAGGAGATG TTTCAACCACTTGGCACAGTAATGATGACGACGTGTATAGGGCACCTCCAATTGACCGTTCTATCCTGCCCACTGCTCCACGGGCTGCTCGGGAACCCAATATCGACCGGAGCCGTCTTCCGAAATCGCCACCCTATACTGCTTTTCTAGGGAACCTGCCCTATGATGTGACAGAAGAATCCATTAAGGAATTCTTTAGAGGATTAAAT ATCAGTGCAGTGCGTTTACCTCGTGAACCCAGCAATCCAGAGAGGTTGAAAGGTTTTGGTTACGCTGAGTTTGAGGACCTGGATTCTTTGCTCAGTGCCCTGAGCCTCAACGAagag TCTCTAGGTAACAGGAGAATTCGAGTGGACGTTGCTGATCAAGCACAGGATAAAG ACAGGGATGATCGTTCTTTTGGCCGAGATAGAAATCGGGATTCTGACAAAACGGATACAGACTGGAGGGCGCGTCCTGCCACAGACAGCTTCGATGACTACCCGCCGAGGAGAGGTGATGATAGCTTTGGAGACA aGTATCGAGATCGTTATGATTCAGATCGATACCGCGATGGGTATCGGGATGGGTATCGTGATGGCCCACGCCGAGATATGGATCGATACGGGGGCCGGGATCGCTATGATGACCGAGGCAGCAGAGACTACGACAGAG GCTACGATTCCAGGATAGGCAGTGGCAGAAGAGCATTTGGTAGTGGGTACCGTAGGGATGACGACTACAGAGGAGGCGGGGACCGCTATGAAGACAGATACGACAGACGAGACGATCGGTCATGGAGCTCCAGAGATGATTACTCTCGGGATGACTATAGGCGTGATGATAGAG GTCCCCCTCAAAGACCCAAACTGAATCTAAAGCCTCGGAGTACACCTAAGGAAGATGATTCCTCTGCTAGCACCTCCCAGTCCAGTCGAGCGGCCTCTATCTTTGGAGGGGCAAAGCCTGTTGACACAGCTGCTAGAGAGCGAGAAGTAGAAGAGCGGctgcagaaggagcaggagaagctGCAGCGCCAGCTGGATGAGCCAAAACTAGACCGTCGGCCCCGGGAGAG ACACCCAAGCTGGCGAAGTGAAGAGACTCAGGAACGAGAACGGTCCAGGACAGGAAGTGAGTCATCGCAGACTGGGACCTCGGCCACATCTGGCAGAAGTAAGTCAGACCAGG ATGCAcgaaggagagagagtgaaaagTCTCTAGAAAATGAAGCACCCAGTAAAGAGGAAGACTGTCACTCTCCAACTTCCAAGCCTCCCAAATCTGAACAGCCTCTGAAGGTAATGCCAGCCCCTCCGCCAAAGGAGAATGCTTGGGTGAAGCGAAGTTCCAACCCTCCTGCTCGATCGCAGAGCTCAGACACAGAGCAGCCATCCCCTACCAG TGGTGGGGGGAAAGTAGTTCCAGCTCAACCACCTGAGGAAGGACCAGCAAGGAGAG ATGAAAACAAAGTAGATGGGGTGAGTGTCCCAAAAGGCCAAAGTGGGAACTCCAGCCGTGGCCCAGGAGACGGAGGGAACAAGGACCACTGGAAGGAGTCAGATAG GAAAGATGGCAAAAAGGATCAAGACTCCCGATCTGCACCTGAGCCAAAGAAACCTGAAGAAAATCCAGCTTCC AAGTTCAGTTCTGCAAGCAAGTATGCTGCTCTCTCTGTTGATGGCGAAGATGAGAACGAGGGAGACGATTACACCGAATAG
- the EIF4B gene encoding eukaryotic translation initiation factor 4B isoform X4 translates to MAASAKKKNKKGKTISLTDFLAEDGGTGGGSTYVPKPVSWADETDDLEGDVSTTWHSNDDDVYRAPPIDRSILPTAPRAAREPNIDRSRLPKSPPYTAFLGNLPYDVTEESIKEFFRGLNISAVRLPREPSNPERLKGFGYAEFEDLDSLLSALSLNEESLGNRRIRVDVADQAQDKDRDDRSFGRDRNRDSDKTDTDWRARPATDSFDDYPPRRGDDSFGDKYRDRYDSDRYRDGYRDGYRDGPRRDMDRYGGRDRYDDRGSRDYDRGYDSRIGSGRRAFGSGYRRDDDYRGGGDRYEDRYDRRDDRSWSSRDDYSRDDYRRDDRGPPQRPKLNLKPRSTPKEDDSSASTSQSSRAASIFGGAKPVDTAAREREVEERLQKEQEKLQRQLDEPKLDRRPRERHPSWRSEETQERERSRTGSESSQTGTSATSGRNARRRESEKSLENEAPSKEEDCHSPTSKPPKSEQPLKVMPAPPPKENAWVKRSSNPPARSQSSDTEQPSPTSGGGKVVPAQPPEEGPARRDENKVDGVSVPKGQSGNSSRGPGDGGNKDHWKESDRKDGKKDQDSRSAPEPKKPEENPASKFSSASKYAALSVDGEDENEGDDYTE, encoded by the exons atGGCGGCCTCAG caaaaaagaagaataagaagggGAAAACTATCTCCCTAACAGACTTTctggctgaggatggagggaCTGGGGGAGGAAGCACCTATGTCCCCAAACCAGTCAGCTGGGCTGATGAAACAGATGACCTGGAAGGAGATG TTTCAACCACTTGGCACAGTAATGATGACGACGTGTATAGGGCACCTCCAATTGACCGTTCTATCCTGCCCACTGCTCCACGGGCTGCTCGGGAACCCAATATCGACCGGAGCCGTCTTCCGAAATCGCCACCCTATACTGCTTTTCTAGGGAACCTGCCCTATGATGTGACAGAAGAATCCATTAAGGAATTCTTTAGAGGATTAAAT ATCAGTGCAGTGCGTTTACCTCGTGAACCCAGCAATCCAGAGAGGTTGAAAGGTTTTGGTTACGCTGAGTTTGAGGACCTGGATTCTTTGCTCAGTGCCCTGAGCCTCAACGAagag TCTCTAGGTAACAGGAGAATTCGAGTGGACGTTGCTGATCAAGCACAGGATAAAG ACAGGGATGATCGTTCTTTTGGCCGAGATAGAAATCGGGATTCTGACAAAACGGATACAGACTGGAGGGCGCGTCCTGCCACAGACAGCTTCGATGACTACCCGCCGAGGAGAGGTGATGATAGCTTTGGAGACA aGTATCGAGATCGTTATGATTCAGATCGATACCGCGATGGGTATCGGGATGGGTATCGTGATGGCCCACGCCGAGATATGGATCGATACGGGGGCCGGGATCGCTATGATGACCGAGGCAGCAGAGACTACGACAGAG GCTACGATTCCAGGATAGGCAGTGGCAGAAGAGCATTTGGTAGTGGGTACCGTAGGGATGACGACTACAGAGGAGGCGGGGACCGCTATGAAGACAGATACGACAGACGAGACGATCGGTCATGGAGCTCCAGAGATGATTACTCTCGGGATGACTATAGGCGTGATGATAGAG GTCCCCCTCAAAGACCCAAACTGAATCTAAAGCCTCGGAGTACACCTAAGGAAGATGATTCCTCTGCTAGCACCTCCCAGTCCAGTCGAGCGGCCTCTATCTTTGGAGGGGCAAAGCCTGTTGACACAGCTGCTAGAGAGCGAGAAGTAGAAGAGCGGctgcagaaggagcaggagaagctGCAGCGCCAGCTGGATGAGCCAAAACTAGACCGTCGGCCCCGGGAGAG ACACCCAAGCTGGCGAAGTGAAGAGACTCAGGAACGAGAACGGTCCAGGACAGGAAGTGAGTCATCGCAGACTGGGACCTCGGCCACATCTGGCAGAA ATGCAcgaaggagagagagtgaaaagTCTCTAGAAAATGAAGCACCCAGTAAAGAGGAAGACTGTCACTCTCCAACTTCCAAGCCTCCCAAATCTGAACAGCCTCTGAAGGTAATGCCAGCCCCTCCGCCAAAGGAGAATGCTTGGGTGAAGCGAAGTTCCAACCCTCCTGCTCGATCGCAGAGCTCAGACACAGAGCAGCCATCCCCTACCAG TGGTGGGGGGAAAGTAGTTCCAGCTCAACCACCTGAGGAAGGACCAGCAAGGAGAG ATGAAAACAAAGTAGATGGGGTGAGTGTCCCAAAAGGCCAAAGTGGGAACTCCAGCCGTGGCCCAGGAGACGGAGGGAACAAGGACCACTGGAAGGAGTCAGATAG GAAAGATGGCAAAAAGGATCAAGACTCCCGATCTGCACCTGAGCCAAAGAAACCTGAAGAAAATCCAGCTTCC AAGTTCAGTTCTGCAAGCAAGTATGCTGCTCTCTCTGTTGATGGCGAAGATGAGAACGAGGGAGACGATTACACCGAATAG
- the EIF4B gene encoding eukaryotic translation initiation factor 4B isoform X3 — protein sequence MAASAKKKNKKGKTISLTDFLAEDGGTGGGSTYVPKPVSWADETDDLEGDVSTTWHSNDDDVYRAPPIDRSILPTAPRAAREPNIDRSRLPKSPPYTAFLGNLPYDVTEESIKEFFRGLNISAVRLPREPSNPERLKGFGYAEFEDLDSLLSALSLNEESLGNRRIRVDVADQAQDKDRDDRSFGRDRNRDSDKTDTDWRARPATDSFDDYPPRRGDDSFGDKYRDRYDSDRYRDGYRDGYRDGPRRDMDRYGGRDRYDDRGSRDYDRGYDSRIGSGRRAFGSGYRRDDDYRGGGDRYEDRYDRRDDRSWSSRDDYSRDDYRRDDRGPPQRPKLNLKPRSTPKEDDSSASTSQSSRAASIFGGAKPVDTAAREREVEERLQKEQEKLQRQLDEPKLDRRPRERHPSWRSEETQERERSRTGSESSQTGTSATSGRNARRRESEKSLENEAPSKEEDCHSPTSKPPKSEQPLKVMPAPPPKENAWVKRSSNPPARSQSSDTEQPSPTSGGGKVVPAQPPEEGPARRADENKVDGVSVPKGQSGNSSRGPGDGGNKDHWKESDRKDGKKDQDSRSAPEPKKPEENPASKFSSASKYAALSVDGEDENEGDDYTE from the exons atGGCGGCCTCAG caaaaaagaagaataagaagggGAAAACTATCTCCCTAACAGACTTTctggctgaggatggagggaCTGGGGGAGGAAGCACCTATGTCCCCAAACCAGTCAGCTGGGCTGATGAAACAGATGACCTGGAAGGAGATG TTTCAACCACTTGGCACAGTAATGATGACGACGTGTATAGGGCACCTCCAATTGACCGTTCTATCCTGCCCACTGCTCCACGGGCTGCTCGGGAACCCAATATCGACCGGAGCCGTCTTCCGAAATCGCCACCCTATACTGCTTTTCTAGGGAACCTGCCCTATGATGTGACAGAAGAATCCATTAAGGAATTCTTTAGAGGATTAAAT ATCAGTGCAGTGCGTTTACCTCGTGAACCCAGCAATCCAGAGAGGTTGAAAGGTTTTGGTTACGCTGAGTTTGAGGACCTGGATTCTTTGCTCAGTGCCCTGAGCCTCAACGAagag TCTCTAGGTAACAGGAGAATTCGAGTGGACGTTGCTGATCAAGCACAGGATAAAG ACAGGGATGATCGTTCTTTTGGCCGAGATAGAAATCGGGATTCTGACAAAACGGATACAGACTGGAGGGCGCGTCCTGCCACAGACAGCTTCGATGACTACCCGCCGAGGAGAGGTGATGATAGCTTTGGAGACA aGTATCGAGATCGTTATGATTCAGATCGATACCGCGATGGGTATCGGGATGGGTATCGTGATGGCCCACGCCGAGATATGGATCGATACGGGGGCCGGGATCGCTATGATGACCGAGGCAGCAGAGACTACGACAGAG GCTACGATTCCAGGATAGGCAGTGGCAGAAGAGCATTTGGTAGTGGGTACCGTAGGGATGACGACTACAGAGGAGGCGGGGACCGCTATGAAGACAGATACGACAGACGAGACGATCGGTCATGGAGCTCCAGAGATGATTACTCTCGGGATGACTATAGGCGTGATGATAGAG GTCCCCCTCAAAGACCCAAACTGAATCTAAAGCCTCGGAGTACACCTAAGGAAGATGATTCCTCTGCTAGCACCTCCCAGTCCAGTCGAGCGGCCTCTATCTTTGGAGGGGCAAAGCCTGTTGACACAGCTGCTAGAGAGCGAGAAGTAGAAGAGCGGctgcagaaggagcaggagaagctGCAGCGCCAGCTGGATGAGCCAAAACTAGACCGTCGGCCCCGGGAGAG ACACCCAAGCTGGCGAAGTGAAGAGACTCAGGAACGAGAACGGTCCAGGACAGGAAGTGAGTCATCGCAGACTGGGACCTCGGCCACATCTGGCAGAA ATGCAcgaaggagagagagtgaaaagTCTCTAGAAAATGAAGCACCCAGTAAAGAGGAAGACTGTCACTCTCCAACTTCCAAGCCTCCCAAATCTGAACAGCCTCTGAAGGTAATGCCAGCCCCTCCGCCAAAGGAGAATGCTTGGGTGAAGCGAAGTTCCAACCCTCCTGCTCGATCGCAGAGCTCAGACACAGAGCAGCCATCCCCTACCAG TGGTGGGGGGAAAGTAGTTCCAGCTCAACCACCTGAGGAAGGACCAGCAAGGAGAG CAGATGAAAACAAAGTAGATGGGGTGAGTGTCCCAAAAGGCCAAAGTGGGAACTCCAGCCGTGGCCCAGGAGACGGAGGGAACAAGGACCACTGGAAGGAGTCAGATAG GAAAGATGGCAAAAAGGATCAAGACTCCCGATCTGCACCTGAGCCAAAGAAACCTGAAGAAAATCCAGCTTCC AAGTTCAGTTCTGCAAGCAAGTATGCTGCTCTCTCTGTTGATGGCGAAGATGAGAACGAGGGAGACGATTACACCGAATAG